The genomic region CCCTATCAACCGCTACGCATATCCCACCATGCCCTTCTTGATGATCGGAGTGGGGACCGTGGTCTACCTCGCGACCGCTTGGGTGCGGACGCGCAGAGGCACGCCGCGGCGCGCCGCCGCCCCGTAGTGCGGACGACTTTGACGATGGAGGCTTGTCTTGAACATGCGAATCGCCGTTCTGATCCCGTGCTATAACGAAGAACTGACCATTGCCAAAGTGGTGCAGGACTTCAAGCGCGAACTGCCCGACGCGGACATCTACGTGTACGACAACAACTCCCGGGACAATACCGCGGTCGTGGCGAAAGAAGCGGGCGCCATCGTCCGCAGAGAGACGCGTCAAGGAAAGGGAAATGTCGTCCGATCCATGTTTCGCGACATCGACGCGGACGTCTACGTCATGACGGATGGAGACGACACCTACCCTGCCGAATTTGTCCACGAACTGATTCGCCCGATTTTGGACGGCGAAGCGGACATGTGTATCGGCGACCGCCATTCGGACGGATCGTACTCCAAGGAAAACAAGCGCCCTTTTCATAACTTTGGAAATCAATTGGTTCGAAAGCTGATCAATACGCTGTTTCACGCCGATCTCCGCGACATCATGACGGGCTATCGAGCGTTCAGCCGCCGGTTCGCCAAGACGATGCCCATTCAGAGCGAAGGCTTTGAAATCGAAACCGAGATGACGCTGCACGCGTTGGACAAGCGGTTTCGCATCATCGAAATTCCGATTCAGTACAGAGACCGGCCGCCAGGTAGTCACTCGAAGTTGAACACGTTGAGCGACGGACTCCGCGTACTGAAGACCGTCTTTTGGATTTTCAAGGACTACAAGCCGCTGGCGTTTTTCACGGCGGTCGCGCTGATCCTGTTTCTCGCCGGGCTCGTGGTCGGCATCCCGGTGCTGTACGAGTATTTCTCGTTCGGCCGAATCGCCAAGATTCCGTCGGCCATTCTCGCCGTGGGGTTCATGGTGCTGGCCACCAACAGTTTGACGTGCGGGTTCATCCTCGACACGATTGTCCGCCACCATCGGGACTACTACGAGTTGTTGCAAAACGAATTCAAGGGTTGAACGAAGGAGCCGAACCCCTATGCGACTCGGCTATGCCGTCCTCATTTTGCTGAACGTGTGTCTGTTGGTGGGTGGACAGACGCTGTGGAAGTACGGGCTGCAACATCGCGATCTCAACGGCCTCAAGTCCGTCATCGTCGCGATGTTTTCGCCGTGGGTCATCGCGGGCATCGTCCTGTACGTGGTGGCGACGGTGATCTGGATTTTCCTGCTCAACAAACTGTCCCTCAGCCTGCTCTACCCGCTGCAGAGCTTGGCGTATGTGCTCGCCATCCTCGTCTCCATCTTCGTCTTTCACGAGCACGTGCCGTGGATCCGCTGGGCCGGCGTGCTCGTCATCTTGGCGGGCGTGGCCTTGGTCGCTGTCTAGGCGACCACCACGCCCGCCCCGTTGCCTCACGCGTAATACGTGCCCTCGCACACCCAATGGGCCTCGCCCGTCATCCACACGTGTCCGTCGTCGCGAAGTTCAATGTCGAGATCGCCGCCGAGCAGGTGGACCGTCACGCGCCGCCCGACGTAGCCCTTCCTGGCGAGCGCCGCCACGCTCGCGCACGCGCCCGTCCCGCACGCGAACGTCACCCCCGAGCCTCGCTCGTACACGCGAAAGTCGATCTCGTCCGAGTCCAAAACCGCGACAAACTCCACGTTGATGCGGTCTGGAAAATTAGGGTGGGACTCAATGACGCGCCCAATGCTCTCCACGTCCACGTCATCCACCCGGTCCACGAGCGCCACAAAATGTGGGTTCCCCATGTTGACCAAGGTGCCCGTGTAGCGAGCCTCGCCGACGTCGACGCGCACATCGTCTCCGCGATCCCGCCCCAGGTAACGCACGGCCTCCGTGCCAAAGCGCGGCACGCCCATGTCGATGGTGACCATCCGCACGCGCCCGGCCACGTCCAGATGAACCTGGGCGGCGACCACGCCCGCCTTCGTCTCGATGGAGAAGTGCGTGGCATCGACGAGCCCCCGCTCATACGCGTATCGCGCGACGCAGCGAAGGCC from Alicyclobacillus vulcanalis harbors:
- a CDS encoding DMT family transporter; translation: MRLGYAVLILLNVCLLVGGQTLWKYGLQHRDLNGLKSVIVAMFSPWVIAGIVLYVVATVIWIFLLNKLSLSLLYPLQSLAYVLAILVSIFVFHEHVPWIRWAGVLVILAGVALVAV
- the dapF gene encoding diaminopimelate epimerase; the protein is MQFFKMHALGNNYVFVDTKRTTLPTDDVPSLARRVSDVRRGIGSDGLILVTPSERADVGMRIWNADGSEAESCGNGLRCVARYAYERGLVDATHFSIETKAGVVAAQVHLDVAGRVRMVTIDMGVPRFGTEAVRYLGRDRGDDVRVDVGEARYTGTLVNMGNPHFVALVDRVDDVDVESIGRVIESHPNFPDRINVEFVAVLDSDEIDFRVYERGSGVTFACGTGACASVAALARKGYVGRRVTVHLLGGDLDIELRDDGHVWMTGEAHWVCEGTYYA
- a CDS encoding glycosyltransferase family 2 protein, whose protein sequence is MRIAVLIPCYNEELTIAKVVQDFKRELPDADIYVYDNNSRDNTAVVAKEAGAIVRRETRQGKGNVVRSMFRDIDADVYVMTDGDDTYPAEFVHELIRPILDGEADMCIGDRHSDGSYSKENKRPFHNFGNQLVRKLINTLFHADLRDIMTGYRAFSRRFAKTMPIQSEGFEIETEMTLHALDKRFRIIEIPIQYRDRPPGSHSKLNTLSDGLRVLKTVFWIFKDYKPLAFFTAVALILFLAGLVVGIPVLYEYFSFGRIAKIPSAILAVGFMVLATNSLTCGFILDTIVRHHRDYYELLQNEFKG